In Harpia harpyja isolate bHarHar1 chromosome W, bHarHar1 primary haplotype, whole genome shotgun sequence, the sequence AGTAGCCTCCTGTTTTTGGTCAGGGTTGGGGTTTGAACCGAATGACCACACACTACCATCCAGCAGGTGCCAGGTTCGGACATTCAAAACATCAAagcctaaaatattttcattgtgattCTTGATAGCAAAGCAAGTAGATAACATACGCTTCTCACCCGGGAACCATAAATTCACTTTTGCAGTTTGGCACAGAACACTGGCTCCATTTACTCCAGTGATTTTAACTCTTTGCCCTCCAGGTCATACACCCAGCTTCTCAGCATCATGTTGTGTTAAGATTGAAATTTGTGCTCCCGTATCTATTAGGAATTTCACTAATTGTTGTCAAGGACCAATTGGAATCAAAATGTATGGGCCATTGTTATCAATCCATCAATAAGATTGTACCTGCCAGACCGACAGACCCAATCATCGTCCAGGCGTTACTaggttttttgtttccaaatcttTGGGAGGGGTAGGTGTCTGAGTATTTGGAATATTTCCTTTCTGACTGTCATCAATATATTTTTGCAATGTATGAATTGGACTCTGAATAGCACTGGCACTCTGTCTTTGAATTTCAATTCTGGGGATACCTAGTAACAATGCTTGATTGTACAATTCTCTCCACTTCTGAGTTTTGGATTGATGATCAGTGGGTTCCTGTACTGGGGGGTTATCTTGGGGTGCTTGTTTAAGTTGCCTAACATTACGACTTGTCTTTTTGGTTTCATCTGCTAGATCATCCCATCCCATTTCTCACCCATGATTTATGATGTCGTGCATTAATGTAGCCCAGGTAGGGAGATTTCTTTGCACTAGGGCCTCTTCCTCGTCGTCAGCAGCTTCTCTTATGGCCAAAAGAGCATTAAAATCTGCATCTCTCCTGATTTCATCTCTTTTTGCAATGAGGTAGGGTTTAAGCATAGCAGGGGCTCCCTTGATTAAAGGCTTTAGCATGTCAGGATCCACAACTGCTGATATAGGAACATTAAGAGGGCCGCATTCATGCATGGCCTGGATACAGGCAGCTTTTGTAATAGCTGTAGAGAGCTCGTTCAAGGATTTAATAGGTATTAATAGCGGCTCTCCTCTCTCTAAAACATCTATTCCACCAGCCCAGTATGCCACTCTACTTGTTATTGAGCGGGGATCGTCTGGGGGTGCGGGTCCAGCATTTAAAAAGACACCAGGGCCCCAAAATCCATCGGCTTCATCTCCATTAAGTAAAATTCTATCTCCCCCAGTTAGACACACTCGCCATAGGTATTCAGTTTCAGTTTCACCTAGCTTATGGCCATAGCATTCTTGTAAATTGGCCATTTGAATTGGATCAAATGGGGTTGTTTTTCAGGTACGATCCCCTGCTCCACCCCGAGGTCCAgtggtttcttctgtttttatgatGGGCCTAGCCTCATATTCAGAGGGGTTTAAAGGTAATGGAGGATCTGGAGGATCATTTTGTTTTACATAGTCATCATCAGGGTTGCCCCATATGTTTCCATCCTATTCTTCAGGGGATACAATTAGTTTTCTAATTTGCACAATgtcgggggggggtggggagcttGCATAAGCATTATTTCAACCTTTTCCTctaacttttgttttttctctttttcttcctttaactgtttctgcagctgctcaaTTTTCCAGGACAGTAgtaattcagttgtttttctgccttccatttcttcctttagGTCCTTTTCTCTTTTAGTCCTAAACTGATAGGCTGCTTCTAAGCAGGTGCCTAACATTTTGCAAAtgattccctttccttttccat encodes:
- the LOC128136111 gene encoding uncharacterized protein LOC128136111 — encoded protein: MANLQECYGHKLGETETEYLWRVCLTGGDRILLNGDEADGFWGPGVFLNAGPAPPDDPRSITSRVAYWAGGIDVLERGEPLLIPIKSLNELSTAITKAACIQAMHECGPLNVPISAVVDPDMLKPLIKGAPAMLKPYLIAKRDEIRRDADFNALLAIREAADDEEEALVQRNLPTWATLMHDIINHGRKWICIDGNNYGGLSPD